Genomic segment of Paenibacillus segetis:
CAAAATAGACGAGAATATACTAATGCAGTAGCCTAGAAGATCAATTTTGATAATGATGGCTACTATTATAAAGGGCGACTTTTCAATGTTAAACTTGTGATTCAACTCTAATTAACTACTCCCTCTTTTCTGTATATATTGTAGATATAGACACCGTTCGGTGTCTTTTTTTATCTAACTAGGACCCTGCAATAAATCTCCTACTCATGGTAAACAATAACAGCAGACCATGATATAGGAGGAAATATCCGTATGACAAAAACAATGGATCTGATTATGTTCAGTGGAGAATATGACAAGGCGATGGCTGCGCTCATATTGGCCAATACAGCCAGGGAGATGGATGTGGAGGTGAATATGTTTTTTGCGTTCTGGGGACTATCTTTGATTCGTGACCCGGATAACATGTCAAATGATGATAAAACGCTGTATGAAAAAATGTTCTCCTTCATCTCACCTAAAGGACCTGAAGATTTACCTTTATCCAAAATGAACTGGGCAGGTTTCGGCAAAAGAGTTCTACTAGATATGATGGACGATGATCATGCGCCAAGGCTGAAAGACTTTTTGAAAGGTGCACGAAAAAAACAGGTTCATTTCTATGCGTGTAAATTGTCCGTGGAAGTGATGGGATTTAAGCAAGAGGAATTTCTACCTGAAGTAGAAATTGTTGAAGCGAAAGATTTTCTCAAAGGTGCGCTTGAATCGAATATACAGATGTTTATTTGATC
This window contains:
- a CDS encoding DsrE/DsrF/DrsH-like family protein, whose product is MTKTMDLIMFSGEYDKAMAALILANTAREMDVEVNMFFAFWGLSLIRDPDNMSNDDKTLYEKMFSFISPKGPEDLPLSKMNWAGFGKRVLLDMMDDDHAPRLKDFLKGARKKQVHFYACKLSVEVMGFKQEEFLPEVEIVEAKDFLKGALESNIQMFI